From one Rosa rugosa chromosome 4, drRosRugo1.1, whole genome shotgun sequence genomic stretch:
- the LOC133744996 gene encoding nuclear pore complex protein NUP98A-like, with protein sequence MSRVSFSDELDSDVVELDPAGSEGKRKNTLLGSHLGARLGLSVLHQSSPAFGTTMSAFGASSALAFGGPHPPGTTFDQKPNLGAFWSSPAQASPFGSMTQPSQPAFGSNMFGSSTPFGGSQSAFGTTSNPAFGATTLPFGAIGTPPFGDIVSQAFGSKSIPVFGSTRSPAFGSTEAAFADSRNQAFGSSSFPFATPTSSAPGFSASSTPSFRFPSPPAFDQSNSTFGTIPFGTSSPPLQSFPFGAQATTPTSENTSFWNSAFGGQRGGSRVATYTGTLAPDSFVNRNTATVVKLMSISAMPVYINKSHEELRREDYHLGDKGGLTPAGGSGFGTSTTHSGPLNPASTGGTFGQTSTLFGQNIFNIPFTSIGSGSSSAAIPISNPICFSQPATRTWTKTQIWMIGFSADPWVARMMVNGEDDAADLLCFLYEELAKVAFAYRSKKYCVIDVLSTRQETNRAW encoded by the exons ATGTCAAGGGTGAGCTTCTCCGACGAGTTGGACTCCGATGTGGTTGAGTTGGATCCGGCCGGGTCAGaggggaagaggaagaacacg CTTTTGGGCAGTCATCTAGGGGCCCGTTTGGGTCTTTCGGTGCTTCATCAATCCTCACCGGCTTTTGGAACTACAATGTCTGCTTTTGGAGCATCTTCTGCTCTTGCTTTCGGAGGACCTCACCCACCAGGTACCACTTTTGATCAGAAGCCTAATTTGGGAGCATTTTGGTCTAGTCCTGCTCAGGCAAGTCCTTTTGGAAGCATGACTCAACCATCACAGCCAGCATTTGGGAGCAATATGTTTGGTAGCTCCACGCCATTTGGTGGAAGTCAGTCTGCATTTGGTACTACTAGCAACCCAGCTTTTGGTGCCACAACTCTGCCTTTCGGGGCCATTGGCACCCCACCATTTGGTGATATAGTCTCTCAGGCCTTTGGTAGTAAAAGTATTCCGGTGTTTGGCTCAACAAGGAGTCCTGCATTTGGAAGCACAGAGGCTGCATTTGCGGATTCAAGAAACCAAGCGTTTGGTTCATCTAGTTTCCCTTTTGCTACTCCTACATCAAGTGCACCTGGTTTTAGTGCTTCAAGTACTCCATCTTTCAGATTCCCTTCCCCTCCTGCTTTTGACCAATCAAATTCTACATTTGGTACCATTCCATTTGGTACTTCATCTCCTCCATTGCAAAGTTTTCCATTTG GAGCTCAAGCAACAACACCAACATCCGAGAACACTAGCTTTTGGAATTCAGCTTTTGGGGGCCAGCGTGGGGGTAGTAGAGTGGCTACATACACAGGCACACTGGCACCAGATTCTTTCGTTAATAGGAATACTGCAACAGTGGTGAAATTGATGTCAATATCAGCTATGCcagtttatataaataaaagtcATGAAGAATTGCGCCGTGAGGATTATCACTTGGGGGATAAAG GTGGACTGACTCCTGCTGGTGGGAGTGGGTTTGGCACCTCTACCACACATTCAGGCCCTCTGAATCCTGCATCA ACAGGTGGTACTTTTGGGCAGACATCCACTCTCTTTGGTCAAAACATATTCAATATTCCTTTCACTAGTATTGGTTCAGGGAGCTCTTCGGCAGCTATTCCTATAAGCAACCCAATATGCTTTAGTCAACCAGCT ACAAGGACTTGGACAAAGACACAGATATGGATGATTGGGTTTTCTGCTGATCCTTGGGTTGCAAGAATGATGGTCAATGGTGAGGACGATGCTGCTGATCTCTTGTGTTTCCTTTACGAG GAGCTGGCAAAAGTAGCATTCGCGTATAGAAGTAAGAAGTATTGCGTTATCGATGTCCTATCTACAAGACAAGAGACTAACAGAGCATGGTAG